Genomic window (Aethina tumida isolate Nest 87 chromosome 4, icAetTumi1.1, whole genome shotgun sequence):
TGTGTTTTCTATTGCTAGTTTCAGACAATCACTGGGAACTGTATAAGTAGAGTTGATTAAACCAACAACTCTTCATTGTTGTTCTACTTATATTATTTCCAGGATTCAGCTCATCAAACTTTTCGGTTAATTTCTAACACGAAAAGTCCACTGAGGGTTTAGTCTTATAGACATTGTACTTATTCCTGTATTTTAAACTTCTTGGTACAATTTACGTGTccattattatattgatattgataCAAAATCTTTTCCTCTTTCAGAATATTCTAAGTATTGATGTATTCAACCAAGATTTTTCTAAATACAACACACTTAAGacaaaaattctaaaggaAGTTGACTTTATTTATTCTCTTTAGCACCAGCCAGTTAACAATAACGATCCCGGAGACGGAAATACTGCTCAACGAACAGCCAGCACCTCAACTGAGAATCGTCAGTAACGACCACACCAACATGGAATGTTCCCCCATCCACGAGTCCCTGGACGTGGACACAGAAAGGAACAGCATTTGTGATACAGCTTCGGTAGCTTCGGACTTGACTAGAATGTGTGTAAGTGACGAAGACGAAAAATGTCTGCTGCTTTTGGAGAATACCGAATCCAAATAACCAATATGAAACTAGGGAAAATTATTCTGCTGGTCGGAAAATTACCTTAAGTAATTcatgttaaaaacattttctgtACTTTTTTACTAATAGATAGGTCGTGCTTTATAAGTTGTCAAATGTTTTGTGTCGCATtcgttgtaattaatattcttggaTCAATATAATGCGTAATAATTGTTCACGAACTGAGCAACATTGAAGTGTTTTTGTTATTCACACAATACAGTCATTTAAACACAATACTCTTTGGATTTGATACAATTCCAAACAAATGAAACTGCCATTGACATAaatcactttaattttgatcAGTTGCTTGGTTTAATTGATGggctatatattataaaatatatattttataatagaataataattatatttttattagtaataaaaatcatgttcataactgtttatttatattttgatgtgATTTATGTTATTGTACTTTGTTAGGAAAACGtagatattctttaatttaaagatttgtttgtaaaatctaaatgtttaatttttaagaattgggTTCCCCACATTGGGttgtgtgtttttaatttatgtatgatTTAGATGTACGtgtataacataatttaatgttatagaTATATTATCATACTTTTTTATaccaaagatatttttatataatttattatacttaatttataagattgttgtatattttgtaaattatttatagaatataaacatattaaatattgcttACTATTATTAGTTACATACattaatattgtgtatattattgttatcttaaataattgaataaaatttcattaagttaaaattatactcaATTTAAATTGCTTAGCTTCAAAGttctagaatattttattagggaTAGGTggcacaaaatattaaaatacttgtttcttaataaattaaaattatttatttatttgtacaatCTTGTTCATGAACCTTACAGTTAACATAAACCACTGAAGAAATCTGAGGCATTCTTTACCTTTGATGAGGGTAAGTTGTGCTCCAGTTCCTTCTTTTTctcatgttttttatgtttgtgAGAAACCTTTTCAAAGTCTTCAAAATACTGAATGTTCCAAAACTTTATGTCATTGTTGTGACTACTGGAAGCAATAAACCTTCCATTATTACAAATGTCAAGGTTTTCAACAGACAAATCATGCTGTCCAACAATTCCCAAGTGCCTGTGAGGGAACAAGTGAGTAGCCCTTAAATTTCCATCTTCACAAGCAGTCacaacaatattttcagtGATTGGAATTAAGGAATTGATTGATGTTTTAGGTCCAGGGAAAATATCACTGTGTAGGCCAAATTCATTCCAGTTAAAGAGCAAAAGCTTACCCTTGGAAGTACCAGACAGCAATTTTGTTTCTCCTCTAAATATACCCAAACAGGTCAACTCCTCTTCATATTCTTCTGACTGCATATGGAATTTTCTGTTCTGTAAGTCAACAGTTGTGAGAGAACCATCACCACTGGATATTAACATGTACTTTTTATCTTCATTTGTGACTATATCACTGATATAATCTTCATTTCTTTTAATCctatatatttgtttgtcaGATCTATCTCTTAAATCCCACAGTTTTACCATCCCATCATCATCCCCTAAAACATAATGACATTAAACCAATCTGGAAACTACATATTTAAGTTTACAAACCTGtagcaaataaattttcatccaACACAGTCAAACAATATACAGGAACATCATGTGAATTTTCATAGAACCTATTCAACTTCCCCGTGGCCACATCTGTGAGCATTATACACTTATCCTTTGAAGCTGAGAACATAATTTTGCCATCAAAACTGAACTCCACATCTCTACATGATTTTGAGTGCAATTCATGTGTGTCCAAAAGAGTGTTCTCTTCATTTGTGTACTTGTACAGAGTGACATCACCCACAACACTAGCAACAGCAATAATGTCTTCACAGGGGTGAAAAGAAATGTCCGTGATGAAATCCTCACTAATAATCGGTGGCGGATGATCACGTTTGTTTTCTGCATTTTTCCTTATGGCTTTAATCACTTCGTCCTCTTCCTCATCCTCAATTTTCTCTTCTTCAGCATCTGATTCTATGGTTTCATTCTGGTCGACGGTTATTTCGTTTTCTGAGCTGTCGGAGTCTGTCATGCTAACATCGGAGTCGCTGTCGGAGTCCTCCATTGCGTTGTCTTCGATGTCACTTCTTCGCTTATGgcacatgttttgtttttgggtACCAGCGACAACGTGTTTTTATATGACTGACATGCAAACACAGGCACATAACCTCACAattcattttgttattaagTTGGTTAACTTGtcaaaaatacacattttttatagccACTTTGATAATTTGgtgcataatttttaatatttcaattaacttCTATTATTGCACATTTTTGGTTTGAAAGCTCCAAATTGCACAACACTCAACGCTGGATTCAACAGTTGGCGCTACTTATTTCATTGTGTTTTGACGTTTGttgacattttatattcatcaggacctttatttatttcatttacagTTAAATTGCATTTACAATCAAGAAAATCGCGTACTTTCATAAGAAATTTCAGTTAAACCACTATAAATATGACAATGGGCGATGAAACACCATTAACATCATTAATTTTGCCCGTATTAATACGCCCCATTTTATCTCAGGTGAgtcaacaaataatatttatttatttagcatTCATTCAACGTTATTTTCAGTTGGAAAAGCAGGATGTGTCAGCTTCACAAACGTTACGAGCAGCACTCACCAAGGCTGAAGCCTCACATCCGGGGCTAACATATGACTTGGTTGTTGGCATTTTAAAAAGGGGTGAACTTGCTGTTAATATGCATGAAAGTATTCTTCGATTGCAGTCAGCATCAGACACAGATGGTATCTATTTCAGTATGTGATTTGAGtgtattaatatgttaaacaaTTTACAGTTGTTGAGTACAGACTATCAAGGTCTGAAGATGCATTCCAAGAACTGAACAGAAAGTCTGCTTCATTAAAAAGGATATTGAGCAGAATACCTGATGAAATAACTGATAGAAAAACATTCTTGGAGACAATCAAGTAAGTTTATTCAAACAAATGAAGGACTCAACtataatgaattttacagAGAAATAGCGAGTGCCATTAAAAAGTTGTTAGATGCAGTGAATGAGGTTGGAGCTTTTATTCCGGGATCAATTGGCAAACAAGCTTTAGAACAGAGGAAAAGAGAATTTGTCAAATATTCtaaaaggtttagtaataCACTGAAAGAATACTTCAAAGAAGGGCagtaagtatttttttctgCTATTGTTTAAGGCTttctaatcaaattaataatacaccataattaaatatttttcctatcTAATCAATaactacttaatttatttatattatttaattttgtgaatataaaacatacttcTGAATAGACAGCTCAAAAATTCCGGTAATTCTGattaaaaacttcaaatttgtgataattattaatattatatagatatgatatcatttaaatttattatctatgaatgaattatgaataaaattaaaaatattaatgttaattcttGTTTCAGTGCTGATTCAGTGTTCCTCAGCGCATTGTATTTGATTCACCAGACAAACATGATAATATCAACAGTCAAACATAAGTGCGAATAGCACTAGATGATCTAATCTATTCCTTTagtattttcttgacagttcaaaataattttatgtttatagacCAGCAAAGAACAACATTAGGATGTGATGGATGCACTATGCagacattaaaaattgactaaCAGGTCTTTGTTACAATTTTGTCTTGTAATATTTTGGTTAAGGATGGTTATGTATAAGTGATacgttttaatgtaatataaaaataaagatatattatagtattattGTTGAAGTTAACACAGGTTGtgttagtttatataaaataagttgtacattattattatattgaaaactaataaaatattaaaacctgcaatttattattttgtttttccaaCAAgtataaatctaatataattaaaagttgtttattCTGTTTCGTTCGAAAAATACatcatttttctta
Coding sequences:
- the LOC109600721 gene encoding WD repeat-containing protein 55 homolog, producing MCHKRRSDIEDNAMEDSDSDSDVSMTDSDSSENEITVDQNETIESDAEEEKIEDEEEDEVIKAIRKNAENKRDHPPPIISEDFITDISFHPCEDIIAVASVVGDVTLYKYTNEENTLLDTHELHSKSCRDVEFSFDGKIMFSASKDKCIMLTDVATGKLNRFYENSHDVPVYCLTVLDENLFATGDDDGMVKLWDLRDRSDKQIYRIKRNEDYISDIVTNEDKKYMLISSGDGSLTTVDLQNRKFHMQSEEYEEELTCLGIFRGETKLLSGTSKGKLLLFNWNEFGLHSDIFPGPKTSINSLIPITENIVVTACEDGNLRATHLFPHRHLGIVGQHDLSVENLDICNNGRFIASSSHNNDIKFWNIQYFEDFEKVSHKHKKHEKKKELEHNLPSSKVKNASDFFSGLC
- the LOC109600722 gene encoding programmed cell death protein 10, whose protein sequence is MTMGDETPLTSLILPVLIRPILSQLEKQDVSASQTLRAALTKAEASHPGLTYDLVVGILKRGELAVNMHESILRLQSASDTDVVEYRLSRSEDAFQELNRKSASLKRILSRIPDEITDRKTFLETIKEIASAIKKLLDAVNEVGAFIPGSIGKQALEQRKREFVKYSKRFSNTLKEYFKEGHADSVFLSALYLIHQTNMIISTVKHKCE